Genomic window (Paraglaciecola psychrophila 170):
CTGGGATTACGAATATCCCAACACCTGCGCCATGGAATTTGTGGTGGGTGAAAAGGCACTGGCGTTGGAGAGTGAAATATTTACCAAAGCTATGACTCTGTTTGATAAAGCTTTAAATCCTTAGTAATTAACTGCTTAAAAGTGTGTCGATAACATGTTATATCAATTAATCCTTTAGCAGTTAAAATATAAAAACCAGCCACTGGGTGGCTGGTTTTTAGGAGTTAACTAAACTACTTTAACAATAATTAATTACCCCAAATTTCACTTACAAAAATTGGATAATCAACAAAAGGATTACGATTGCCTTGATGGGAGTACGCAGCCTCATTTCGATCTATCTCCTTTTGACTGACAGGATCTTGAGTATGCCAACTTTTTAGCATGCTCAAATACCACGTTTCAAACACTTGATCACCACTACCATTAAGCACTGCATCAGCATAAATACTATTACTATCCCAACCTACGATGTTATTTTCATAACGGGTTGCCATATAGAAATAAGCGCGTGCAAGATCACCTTTAAATTCATCAATAGGTTCAAACACCGTTCCTGTATAACCCAAGCTGCTGCTTGCGCTGCCTACTTTTGAACCATTAGCTGAGATATAACTAGCAGAACTTACTTCACCATATGGGTAGCTGCTGCGTTTAGAATTGACGTATCCGTCTGTAGCAAAAATATGATGTACGTCAGTATTCATTGGGTTAACGGCACCGCCAAACCAACTTCTTGGAAAAGAATGCTCACGATTGTAACAATCACTTTCACCCGAATAATTACCACATTGATCAATGCCAGAAGTAAAAATATAGCTATCAGACGAATTAGGCGACTCAGAATAAATATCTAAAATAGTGCCATCATTCTCGTAATAGCTATCCAATTCGTTGGCCGTGTAGAACGTCCATAGGTCGCCATAACTTTGTGTTGTATGTCCATTAATGATGTTGAACAACTCAGTTTTTAATGTGAAGCCTGTTAAGTTTTCAGCACTCTTGTAATATTCACTTAAGTTGGTAGTACCACCAGAGCCTCCTGGTCCACTTCCAATAGTGAAACTAGTTGATTCACTGGAACCAAAACTACCGCCACTTGCGACAGTATTGCCAGCAACAACCATATTATATGAGCCAGACCCATACGAACAACATATACCGTCACCATAAGAATCATCAATGGTAAAAACATAATCGCCATCATCTAAACACACATCCTCAGAGTAGGAGGTAGAGCTCGAATAGCCTGAGCCTGAGTTCAGCGTTGATGAACTACTATTGACTATCGACCAGCTAGTCTCAGAGCCATAATTATCAGTTGTTAAATTAAATGTACCTGCACTGCATTCGCCTGAACTTGAACCGCCGCCA
Coding sequences:
- a CDS encoding endonuclease, translating into MKLKIKTNLLIGTLLASQLAYANVDNGGFENWSGSIPNDWSTIDSGISLSKTTSFVKSGNSAAAVTVNTSTQGSTDFRQSVNVTSGETYNYSVWVYHTEGNVQARLYVNGYQGYSNASITGQWQELTYSFTASSTTRIPVGLRFYDVSGFDGSEIVYVDDFEPHNSTGGGSSSGECSAGTFNLTTDNYGSETSWSIVNSSSSTLNSGSGYSSSTSYSEDVCLDDGDYVFTIDDSYGDGICCSYGSGSYNMVVAGNTVASGGSFGSSESTSFTIGSGPGGSGGTTNLSEYYKSAENLTGFTLKTELFNIINGHTTQSYGDLWTFYTANELDSYYENDGTILDIYSESPNSSDSYIFTSGIDQCGNYSGESDCYNREHSFPRSWFGGAVNPMNTDVHHIFATDGYVNSKRSSYPYGEVSSASYISANGSKVGSASSSLGYTGTVFEPIDEFKGDLARAYFYMATRYENNIVGWDSNSIYADAVLNGSGDQVFETWYLSMLKSWHTQDPVSQKEIDRNEAAYSHQGNRNPFVDYPIFVSEIWGN